The following is a genomic window from Algiphilus sp..
AAGCCGTTCACCTTCATGGCATCGGCCAGCCAGACCGAGCCGTTGGACCCCTTGAAGTTGCAGCGCGCCGTGGTCAGGCGGTTGAGCAGCCCGGCCCGCGAGGGCGGCGCGGCCAGCTTGAGATTCTTGCGGTTGCGCGGCAGGCCGTGGGCGCGCAGCCAATCGATGTCGAAGCAGCGGCCGGCGAGGATGTCGTCGCGCGTGATGGCCTCGCTGGTGGCCATCGGCAGCTTGCAGTAGCTGCCCGACAGGAAGTGGCCGGGCGCGGCATGGCGCACGTGCTCGGCGAGGAAGTCGCGGCGCGGGATGCAGTCGCCGTCGGTGAACACCAGGTACTCGCTGCGCGCGTGCAGGATGGCCTTGTTGAGGATGCGGCACTTGCGGAAGCCGTCGTCGCGCTGCCAGACGTGGCGGATGTCCATGCCGGTCTCGGCGCGCATGCGCGTCAGCAGCGCGCCGGTCTCGTCGGTGGAGCCGTCGTCGCCGACGATGATCTCGAAGTCGCCGTGATCCTGGGCGCTGTAGCCCCACAGCACCTTCTCCAGCCAGGCCGGCGAGTTGTAGGTGGTTACAATGACGGTGAGCCTCATGGCCTCGCGTTCCGTTGCGTGTCTTTCGGCGCCCGGCCGGGGCCCGGGCGCGTCGCCGTGATCGCGTTGTCGACGACTGAGCGGGGAAGGATAGATGAAGCTCTGCCTCGGGGGCGACTTCAGCCTCGGCGACACCTACCTGGCGGACTGGGCCCGACGGCCGCAGCGGCGCGAGCCGCTGGAGCGCCTGCAAAACGCGCCGGAACGCTTCGTGGACCCGGTGGCGCCGTTCTTCGCGGCCGGGCGGCGCAACATCGTCAACCTCGAGACCGTGCTCACCCATGCCGAGCAGAGCCCGCTCGAGGGCAAGAAGAAGTTCCTGGGACGCGACGATCCCGCGCGCACGGTCGCGCTGCTGCACCGACTGCACGTGGAGGCAGTGTCCCTCGCCAACAATCACACCCGCGATTTCGGCGATCGCGGGCTGCTCGACACCATGCACCATCTGGCCGTCGGCAACATCGGCTTCTTCGGCGCCGGCGACCGCGACAGCGCACAGAAGCCCTTCACGCTGACGGCGGACACGGGGCGCCGGGTGCACGTCGTCGGCGGGATGCGGTTCCGCTCGCGCTATGCGCGCAGCTACAACCACTTCGCGGCCACCGGCAACTTCGGCATCGGCGCCTTCCGCGCGGCCACCATGGTCGAGCGCATCGAGACACTGCGGCGGGACGATCCCGAAGCCTTCATCGTCGTGTTCCCGCACTGGGGCACGGACTACGAACTGCGCTCCGACGGCATGCGGGGCTCGGCCGAGCGCTGGGTGGCGGCCGGCGCCGATCTCATCGTCGGCCACGGCACGCACGTGCTGACCGAGATCGAGTGCATCGACGGCGTGCCGGTGTGCTATTCGCTGGGCAATCTGGTGTTCAACTCGCCGGGGCGCTACCAGCGCTTCGGCATCCACCCCTACAGCGCCGTCGCCCATGTCGATGTGGGCAACGAAGGCCTGGAGGCGCTGCGCCTGTATCCCGTCGTCACCGACAACCGCCGGACCGGCTTCCGCACCCGCCCGGCCGACGCGCGCGAGTCGCGCTTCTGCCACGAGCGGCTGTGCGACGACGCCTTCGCGCTCGACCGCGACGCGCTCGGCTGGCATCTGGCCTTCGCGCGCTGAGCGCGCCGCGCCTCAGTGGAAGTCGCGCGAGCGCACGCTCAGCGCACCGAGCCAGTCGGCCCGGTCCTCGATGTGATGCACGACGATGTGGGTGACGCCGTCGGCACGCTGCAGCATGCCGCGCACGATGACGAAGTCGGCCATCGCCTGTGCCCGGAAGCGCCGGAAGGTCTCGCCCCAGACGATGAGGTTGTAGCTGGCGTCCTCGTCCTCCAGCGTCATGAAGACCGTACCCCTGGCGGTGCCGGGGCGCTGGCGGTTGATGAGCAGCCCGGCCACGCGCAGCGCGCAGCCGTCGCCGAGCTGCGCCACGCGCCCGGCGCGACAGACGCCCATGCGGTCCAGCCGCGACCGCAGCAGCGCCACCGGATGGCGGCGCAGGCTCAGCCCGGTGTTGTTGTAGTCGCCCAGGATCTCCTCGCCCTCGGCCGGCGGCGGTAGCGCCGGCGGCGCTTCCGGAGCGCCGTGGCCGGCGAGCAGGCCGGGCAGGCGCTGCAGGCCGGCGGCCTGCCAGTGCGCCTGATGGCGGTGGCCGGCGATCGTGGCCAGCGCGTCGGCGCGCGCCAGCGCCTCGCGGTCGCGCGCGTCGAGACCGGCGCGGTGCACGAGGTCGGCCGTATCGACGAAGGCGCCCCCGGCGCGGGCGGTGACGATGCGACGCGCCGCGGCCTCGGACAGCCCCTTGACCAGCCGCATGCCGAGGCGCAGCGCCGGCTGTGCGCCGGCGTCCTCCAGCGTGCAGTCCCAGTCGCTGGCGACGATATCGACCGGTCGGACGGTGACGCTGCCGCGGCGCGCCTCGGCGACCAGCTGGGCGGGGCCGTAGAAGCCCATCGGCTGGCTGTTGAGCAGCGCCGCGAAGAAGGCCGCCGGGTGATGGCGCTTGAGCCAGGCGGAGGCGTAGGCGAGCAGCGCGAAGCTGGCGGCGTGCGATTCCGGAAAGCCGTAGCTGCCGAAGCCCAGGATCTGCTGATAGATGGCTTCGGCGAAGGCCTCGTCGTAGCCGTTGTCGCGCATGCCGGCCATCAGCCGGTCGCGAAAGTGCTCGAGCCCGCCGTGGCGCTTCCAGGCCGCCATCGAGCGCCGCACCTGATCGGCCTCGCCGGGCGAGAAGCCGGCCGCGACGATGGCGATCTGCATGACCTGCTCCTGGAACAGCGGCACGCCGAGCGTGCGGCCGAGCACGCGCTCCAGCGCCGCGCTCGGATAGGTGACCGTCTCCAGCCCCTGCCGGCGCCGCAGATAGGGATGCACCATGCCGCCCTGGATCGGCCCCGGACGCACGATGGAGATCTGGATGACCAGGTCGTAGTAGCTGGCCGGCCGCAGCCGCGGCAGCATGCTCATCTGCGCGCGCGACTCGATCTGGAAGACGCCGACCGTCTCGCCGCGCTGGATCATGGCGTAGGTCGCCGGGTCCGCCTTCGGGATATCGGTGAGCGCGAAGGGCTGCCCGCGCCGCTGCGCGACCAGATCCAGCGTCTTGCGAATGGCGGTGAGCATGCCCAGCGCCAGCACGTCCACCTTGAGCAGGCCGAGCGCCTCGAGGTCGTCCTTGTCCCACTGGATGATGGTGCGGTCGGCCATCGCCGCGTTCTCCACCGGCACCAGGTGGTGCAGCGGTTGGTCGGCGATGACGAAGCCGCCGACGTGCTGGGACAGATGCCGCGGCAGATCGACCAGCTGCTCGGTGACCGCCAGCCAGCGCGCCATGTCGGGACGCGCCGGATCGACGCCCAGCCCCTGCAGGCGGTCGGCCACGGTCTCGGCACGGTCGTGCCAGTGCATGGCCTTGCCGAGACGGTCGACCAGCTCGGGGGCGATGCCCAGCGCGAAGCCGGCGTCGCGCAGCGCGCTCTTCGTCCGGTAGCAGATGACCGTGGCCGCCAGCGCGGCGCGCTCGCGGCCGTACTTGTCGTAGACGTACTGGATGACCTCCTCGCGCCGCTGGTGCTCGAAGTCGACGTCGATGTCCGGCGGCTCGTCGCGCTCCTTCGACACGAAGCGCTCGAAGAGCATGCTGGTCTCGCTCGGATCGACCGCGGTGATGCCGAGGGCGTAGCAGACCACCGAGTTGGCGGCCGAGCCGCGCCCCTGGCAGAGGATGTTGCGCGCCCGGGCGAAGCGCACCAGATCGGCCACGGTGAGGAAGAAGTGCTCGTACTCCAGCTCGCCGATGATGGCCAGCTCGCGCTCGATCAGCGCGCGCACCCCGGGCGGCTCGCCCTCCGGCCAGTGCTTGCGGAGGCCGGCCTCGGTGAGCGCGCGCAGGTGCGCGCTGGCGGTCATGCCGTCGGGCACCAACTCGTGCGGATAGGTGTAGCGCAGATCGCAGAGCCGGAAGGCGCAGCACGCCGCGATCCGCGCGCTCTCGGCCAGCCAGTCGGCCTCGAACAGCGTCGCCAGATCGTCGCGCGCGCGCAGATGCGCCTCGCCGTTGGCGGCCAGCGCCGCGCCGCATCCGGCCAGCGGCTTGCGCAGGCGCAGCGCGGTCATGACATCGGCCAGCGCGCGCTTGCCGCGCACATCCATGAGGGCGCCGCCGGCGGCCGTGATGGGCAGGGCGTGCGCGCGCGCCAGTCGCTGCACGCGCGCGCGCCGCCCGGCATCGAGGCCGTCGCGGAACTGATGCAGCGCCAGCCACAGCCGGTCGCCGAACAGCCCCTTCAGCCAGCGCACGTCGGCATCGCCCGCGTGCGCTTCGTCCGGCACCCACAAGGCCAGCAGGCGGCCGGCGTGCGCGGCGAGGTCGTCGCGCGTCAGGCGGTAGCTGCCCTTGGCCGTGGCCCGGCGACCGCGCGTGATGAGGCGGCAGAGATCACCGTAGCCGGCGTGATCGGGCGCCAGCAGCACCACGCGCGGGCCGTCGACGAGGCGGATCTCCGAACCGATGATCAACCGCATGTCGAGCCGCTGGGCGGCCTCGAAGGCGCGCACCACCCCGGCCAGCGAGCACTCGTCGGTCAGCGCCAGCGCCGTGTAGCCCAGCGCGTGCGCGCGCTCCACCAGCGCGCCCGGCTGCGCGGCGCCGCGCTGGAAGGAGAACGCGCTCAGGCAGTGCAGCTCGGCGTAGGCGGGGGACATGCCGGAATACGCGGGGCCGCGCCACCGCTCAGGCCCACAGTCCGTGCAGGTACCACTGCCGGTCGGCGCGGTCCTGGAAGACCCACATGCGGGTGCCGTCGGGACTGCGCGCGGCGAAGTAGTCGCGGGCGACGCCGGCGCCGTCCCACCAGCCGGTCTCGATGCGCTCGGGGGCATCCATCAGCTCGGGAGGCTGCGCCAGCGGGCGCGGCGGGTCGAAGAGCCATACCGGGCGGTCGACCGGGATCTCGGCGTCGAGGGCGTCGGAGGCTTCGACGCCCTCGGTGGGCAGACGCCGCCAGGCACGCTCGGGACGATGGTCGGCGGCCACGCCCATGCGCCAGACGGCGTCGACGCCCAGCCGCGCCACCAGGCGCTCGACGGTCTGCCGCCAGGCGTCGGTCTGGGCGCGACCGGTGTCGAAGAGGTCGAGCTGCGGCGCGTCCAGCGGGGCGAAGTCGTCGCAGGCCAGGGTCATGGCCTCGACCGGACCGGCCAGCGTCAGCCGGCTCATGCGCTCGCGCGCCATCAGGAGCCAGTAGCCGGCGTCGCGTGCCGGCGCGCTCAGCGGCACATCGAGCACGGTGTCGGGATGGTCCTCGTGGTGCAGCAGGATGGTGACCCCGCGCGCACCGGTGTCGCGCGCGCGCAGGTCGCGCTCGAGGGCGCCGAGCAGGCGCTGCAGGCCGAAGCCGAGCCCTTCGACGCGATGGATGTCGCCGTCGAAGCGCAGGCGGCGCCGGAAGCGCAGCGGCAGGCGATGCGCGCGCCGGGGATCGGGCGCGCGGCCGGTGAGACGATCGAGCAGCACCGTGGTCTCGCTGCCGAAGCGGCGCGCCACCTGGTCGACCGGCAGCGCCAGCAGCGCGCCGCAGCGGCGGATGCCGGAGGCGCGCAGCCCGTCGCGGGCGCGCGGCGACAGCGGCAGCGCCTGCACCGGCACGCCGTCGAGCCAGTCGCGCAGCGCCTGCCGGGTCTGCAGCACGCAGCCGTTGTCGAGACGCGCCGCCAGCGCCGCGCCCTCGAGGGTGGGAGCCACCGCCAGCCCGCATGCCAGCGGCTGCTCGGCGAGGCGTTCACGCGCCGCCGCAAGCAGGCCGTCGATGCCGCCGAAGACGCGCAGGCTGCGACCGGCCTCGACCCAGATCGCAGCGCGGCCGGCAGGCTGCTCGGGATCGGGAGACAGACGCTCGAGATGCACCGGCGCACCCAGGTCGTGCGCCACCGCGGCGAGATCCTGCATGGCCCCGATCTCGGCGTGGGGGTCGGCGTCGATCAGGCGCAGCTCGGGGCGCGCCGCCATCACGGCGCCGGCCTCGACCCCCGGGAACAGGGCCTCGCGCGTGGCCACCACCCACCGGCGACTGCCATGGCGCGCGGTGACCGCGACGCCGTCGGCCGATGCCAGCGTCAGCGCATCGAGCGCCAGCCGCTTCGGTGCCAGTGCCAGCCAGAGCACCGTGGACTCAGGCGGCGTGCCGCCAGCGCATGCCGCCGTGACCGCCGCGACACTTGTGGACGGTGACGGTGAAACGGTCCGGTGCGCCCTCCAGCAGCAGGCGCAGCGCCGCCGGCGAGCTCTGCCCCTCGGCGCGCCGGTCGCGATAGAGCAGGCCGCAGGCATCGCCGGTCTCGGCGGCGAGCTGCAGGCGGCGCAGATCCTGCTGGTCGAGCCGTCCCGGCCAGCACAGCACGGCGCTGAAGCCGCCCGAGCGCAGCATCTGCTCGGTCGCCCAGTGCGCCGACCCGGTCGACTCGGGCGTGATGACCAGCAGCCGCGACAGCGCCACGCCGGCCCGCGCCAGCGCCGGCGCGTAGGGCAGCAGCGGCGGGCACACCAGCGCGGCGCGGCCGCCGGCCCGGGTGAGCCGCGCCAGCCAGGGCGTGACCAGCTGCAGCTCGCCGCAGCCGGGGCCCGCGAACAGGATCTCGCTGAGCGCGCCCACCGGCCAGCCGCCGCCGGGCAGCAGCGCATCGAGGCCCTGGTAGCCGGTGGACTGGGCGCGCACGCGCGCCCGGGCGCCGCCGCGCCAGACCTGCGCCCGGTCGAGCAGCGGTGCCAGCGGATCGGGGTTGCCGCTCATGCCGCGCCCTCCCCGAGATGCCGCAGCACGC
Proteins encoded in this region:
- the imuA gene encoding translesion DNA synthesis-associated protein ImuA; its protein translation is MSGNPDPLAPLLDRAQVWRGGARARVRAQSTGYQGLDALLPGGGWPVGALSEILFAGPGCGELQLVTPWLARLTRAGGRAALVCPPLLPYAPALARAGVALSRLLVITPESTGSAHWATEQMLRSGGFSAVLCWPGRLDQQDLRRLQLAAETGDACGLLYRDRRAEGQSSPAALRLLLEGAPDRFTVTVHKCRGGHGGMRWRHAA
- a CDS encoding error-prone DNA polymerase, producing MSPAYAELHCLSAFSFQRGAAQPGALVERAHALGYTALALTDECSLAGVVRAFEAAQRLDMRLIIGSEIRLVDGPRVVLLAPDHAGYGDLCRLITRGRRATAKGSYRLTRDDLAAHAGRLLALWVPDEAHAGDADVRWLKGLFGDRLWLALHQFRDGLDAGRRARVQRLARAHALPITAAGGALMDVRGKRALADVMTALRLRKPLAGCGAALAANGEAHLRARDDLATLFEADWLAESARIAACCAFRLCDLRYTYPHELVPDGMTASAHLRALTEAGLRKHWPEGEPPGVRALIERELAIIGELEYEHFFLTVADLVRFARARNILCQGRGSAANSVVCYALGITAVDPSETSMLFERFVSKERDEPPDIDVDFEHQRREEVIQYVYDKYGRERAALAATVICYRTKSALRDAGFALGIAPELVDRLGKAMHWHDRAETVADRLQGLGVDPARPDMARWLAVTEQLVDLPRHLSQHVGGFVIADQPLHHLVPVENAAMADRTIIQWDKDDLEALGLLKVDVLALGMLTAIRKTLDLVAQRRGQPFALTDIPKADPATYAMIQRGETVGVFQIESRAQMSMLPRLRPASYYDLVIQISIVRPGPIQGGMVHPYLRRRQGLETVTYPSAALERVLGRTLGVPLFQEQVMQIAIVAAGFSPGEADQVRRSMAAWKRHGGLEHFRDRLMAGMRDNGYDEAFAEAIYQQILGFGSYGFPESHAASFALLAYASAWLKRHHPAAFFAALLNSQPMGFYGPAQLVAEARRGSVTVRPVDIVASDWDCTLEDAGAQPALRLGMRLVKGLSEAAARRIVTARAGGAFVDTADLVHRAGLDARDREALARADALATIAGHRHQAHWQAAGLQRLPGLLAGHGAPEAPPALPPPAEGEEILGDYNNTGLSLRRHPVALLRSRLDRMGVCRAGRVAQLGDGCALRVAGLLINRQRPGTARGTVFMTLEDEDASYNLIVWGETFRRFRAQAMADFVIVRGMLQRADGVTHIVVHHIEDRADWLGALSVRSRDFH
- a CDS encoding DNA polymerase Y family protein yields the protein MLWLALAPKRLALDALTLASADGVAVTARHGSRRWVVATREALFPGVEAGAVMAARPELRLIDADPHAEIGAMQDLAAVAHDLGAPVHLERLSPDPEQPAGRAAIWVEAGRSLRVFGGIDGLLAAARERLAEQPLACGLAVAPTLEGAALAARLDNGCVLQTRQALRDWLDGVPVQALPLSPRARDGLRASGIRRCGALLALPVDQVARRFGSETTVLLDRLTGRAPDPRRAHRLPLRFRRRLRFDGDIHRVEGLGFGLQRLLGALERDLRARDTGARGVTILLHHEDHPDTVLDVPLSAPARDAGYWLLMARERMSRLTLAGPVEAMTLACDDFAPLDAPQLDLFDTGRAQTDAWRQTVERLVARLGVDAVWRMGVAADHRPERAWRRLPTEGVEASDALDAEIPVDRPVWLFDPPRPLAQPPELMDAPERIETGWWDGAGVARDYFAARSPDGTRMWVFQDRADRQWYLHGLWA
- a CDS encoding glycosyltransferase family 2 protein is translated as MRLTVIVTTYNSPAWLEKVLWGYSAQDHGDFEIIVGDDGSTDETGALLTRMRAETGMDIRHVWQRDDGFRKCRILNKAILHARSEYLVFTDGDCIPRRDFLAEHVRHAAPGHFLSGSYCKLPMATSEAITRDDILAGRCFDIDWLRAHGLPRNRKNLKLAAPPSRAGLLNRLTTARCNFKGSNGSVWLADAMKVNGFDERMAWGGLDREFGVRLRNAGVKPRHVRYNAICVHLDHSRGYRDEAMVRANKQWRVDVARSGRIETDRGIRQLVDDGYEAAA
- a CDS encoding CapA family protein gives rise to the protein MKLCLGGDFSLGDTYLADWARRPQRREPLERLQNAPERFVDPVAPFFAAGRRNIVNLETVLTHAEQSPLEGKKKFLGRDDPARTVALLHRLHVEAVSLANNHTRDFGDRGLLDTMHHLAVGNIGFFGAGDRDSAQKPFTLTADTGRRVHVVGGMRFRSRYARSYNHFAATGNFGIGAFRAATMVERIETLRRDDPEAFIVVFPHWGTDYELRSDGMRGSAERWVAAGADLIVGHGTHVLTEIECIDGVPVCYSLGNLVFNSPGRYQRFGIHPYSAVAHVDVGNEGLEALRLYPVVTDNRRTGFRTRPADARESRFCHERLCDDAFALDRDALGWHLAFAR